Proteins encoded in a region of the Marinomonas maritima genome:
- a CDS encoding YcgL domain-containing protein, whose translation MKQHLIVQVFRSSKHDGMYLYVEKSLGLKDIPEELMTRFGKGISAMVVLLTAESKLARANPENVIKGIREKGFYLQLPPVKEEYLLDLYKTPTQAVY comes from the coding sequence ATGAAACAGCATTTAATTGTACAAGTATTTCGCTCTTCAAAACATGATGGGATGTACTTGTATGTAGAAAAAAGCCTAGGTCTTAAAGACATTCCTGAAGAGCTAATGACACGCTTTGGAAAGGGGATTAGCGCAATGGTCGTGCTGCTAACAGCAGAAAGTAAGCTGGCGAGAGCGAATCCTGAAAACGTCATTAAAGGCATTCGGGAAAAAGGTTTTTACTTGCAGCTACCGCCAGTAAAAGAAGAGTATCTGTTGGATTTGTATAAAACTCCGACACAAGCTGTGTATTAA